In Alteromonas sp. RKMC-009, the genomic stretch GGCTTATACCGGCCCGGTTTCAGTGGTTAACGGTACGGCAGTCAGTGAGGGCTTCACCCTGATTAACTCCCGTTCTATTGCGGAAGACGTCACCTATTCACTGGGTGACGACGATGCTTACACCGGCACGCTGCAAATTAAGAATGGTAAACCGGTAAAAGACAACCTGGAAGTGCAGGGCAAGTCGCTGGTGCATTCTGCCGCACTGACGACCATTGCTTTCACCCGTGGCTACTTCGGTGACTTCGGACAGTACATTGTATCTATCGGTCTGATGTTATTCGCTTTCTCCACCGCTATTGCCTGGTCGTATTACGGTGACAGGGCAATGACCTACTTGTTAGGTCCCCGTTCTGTTATGCCTTACCGGGTGATTTACGTGGCTGGTTTTATCTGGGCTTCGTTTTCAGATACCACGCTGGTGTGGGCTTTATCGGCGGTCGCAATAGTAGTTATGACACTGCCTAACCTGTTTGGTATTATGATGCTGAGCAAGGAAATGAAGCAGACGGTGAACGAGTACTGGGCTAAAGTCCGGGACGATAAGTAAACCGTCAGCGTATTCCGGCTGACACTTATGTCAGCCGTCGAATTGAAAAGGACACATTGGTGTCCTTTTTTGTATAAGCGGGCTACATGCAGGGTTCCGCAATGAAACTTATTTAAGTACCAGTAAAACAATCCGGGAGCAATAATGGCATTAACAGATTGTCCGTCATGCAATAAAAAAATATCCGATAAGTCTGAAGAGTGCCCCCATTGCCAGTTCAGAGTGGGTGATGCTTCAGCTGAAGATGTGTTGAGAAAGCAGAGTTTGCAGCGCTACAAGAAAAAACAAAGTATACAAAATCAGTCACTGCTGGCAGTGCTGTTGTTTGTTGCCGGTTTCGGCTTTATGTACTGGGGCGGCACAAAGCCCGGTGATATTCAGCATAACCTGGCGATTTTAGCCGCTGTGGCCGGCTTTATGTGGTATGTTGTGAACCGTGTCAGATTAGTCATTATTAAACGTTTTTCCTCATGAATATAGATGCATTACTTGCCGCTATGACGCCGGATGTGTACGCACGTCTGCGTCAGGCAGTTGAAACCGGCAAATGGCCTGATGGCACTGTACTGTCTGAAGAGCAGCGGGACAGTTGCATGCAGGCGGTATTGTTGTACCAGTCCAAAATCGAAAAATCCTCCGAGCACATGACAATAAATGCGCAGGGAGAGATCGTGCAAAAAAGTAAAAGAGAATTCCGTGATGCGTTGCAGGCGGAACAGGATGAAAACACCATAGCGCGGTTCAAACAGGATGATATTTAGTCGACTTTTTTCCCCGGCGCACACCAGTTCAGACCCGCAAAAACGCCTTCAGGCCATTGCCGGATTATCGGTAAGTAAACCAGCAGAACGCTCGGCGTTGCATGAACTGGCTTTCAACGACAGCAACAGCGATGTCAGTCTGGCCGCACTGGAAAAACTGGATTCCTTTCCCCTGTGGATGAAAATGTCACAGACAGCCCGTGATGACAAAATCCGGCGCCGTGCAGTTGCACGGGTGGAATCCGCTATTATTGATGCTGACAATGCGGATATATCTGCTGATGACCAGTATGAGTATGTCCTGAAGCAGGCCCCTGCTGAACTGGCACGCAGGTTAGTGGAATCTCCCCGCCGGGAAACGCTGACGGACGCTCAGGTTTTTGCGTTGCTGGAAAAAATCGGCCGCAGTGACTACACACGGGAGTTCTTTGGTGCTTTTGCATCTGTGCCGATGCAAATGCGTATCGCAGAACAATGCGATGATGCAGTATTGCTGGGCCGTTTATTGAAAAAGACGGACGATGCGCAGGTACAGACGTTTATTCAGGATAAGCTGAGCACCTTACAGGAAGCGGCAGAAAAGCCGGTCAGAACTGAGCAGGCTTATACGCTGGTGCTGTCAAAACTGCAGGCAGTCACTGATCGCTTCGATTATGAAGATGTGGATGCGCGATTGCAGGCCTGTGCTGAAGAGTTAGATGCGCTGTCAGCGGATTTACCCGTTCTCGCTGAAAATGTCGTTGCAACGATCACTGAAAAGCAAAGCCGTTTACTTGTGCGCGCGCAGCAACACCGTGATCGTCTGAAGGTCGACTGGGACGCGCAACAAGCAGAAAGGGCATTGCAGCAGGAATGGCTGTCATTCAAGACTGCATTGTCTGCAGCGGCAGAAAAGGTCGTCTGGCTGTTCAATGAGCGTTTGTCAGAAGCGACACTCTCTGATGTTGAATCTGTCAATGATGCGGTAAGGGAACTGGAAGGCAAAGCTGACAGCTTCGCACAGTTAAAGCCTGCCGAGGAACGACAGGCACTGGCAGATACAATTAATGAGCTTGCCGGTAAACTGGATGCATTCTCAGCACAACAGCAGATCGCCATACGGCTCAATGCGGTGCTCAGTGATGCTGAACGTGCCGCTGCGGATGCCGGTGGCGCAGAAAACATCGACGATGAAGTGTGGCGTGCGCTGGCAGGCCGCTGGGCAGAACACAAAGACTTATTGTTCCCTGTAGCGGATGCGTTAAAGCAACGCTGGAGTGTACTGTCGAAAGCGAAAAAGCGTGAACAGACTCAGCGTCGTGTGGCTCAGAACAATACGCTGAAGCAGGTCCGGAGATTATCATCTGTAGTCAGTAATCTTATTGATACCGGACGTTTCAGAGCTGCCATGACGCGGTTCACTGAACTTCAGACTTTATATGATGCACTCGATGAAACCAACCGGCTCTCCGTTGAGCGCAAATACGGGCAGCTCACTGAAGAGATAGCCCGTCTTGAAGGCTGGCAAACATATCTGGCTGCGCCGCGCAAACCGGCCATGCTGGAAGAAGCACGACAGCTCGCTGCAACAGCTCCTGCTGATATTGCTGCCAGAGCGGCAGCTATCAAACAACTGCGTAAACAATGGCAGTCACTGGCAACCTCTCAGGATAAGGATGAAGCAGATATCGCCTTTGACGAAGCGCTGGAACAGGCTTTTGCGCCATGTCGTGCCCATTATGCTGAACAGGAACAGCAGCGACTCGCTGCGCAGCAAAAACGGGAAGGGTTGATCAGTGAGTTATCATCACTCACACCGGCTTGTGATGTCCCCGCGTCACTGGCTAAACAGCTGGATAAATTGCGTCAGCGCTGGCGCGATGCCGGTGCTGTAGACAAACCCGTGTATGAGGCGCTCAGGAAACGTTGGGATGCTGCGCTGGCGCCACTCAGTGACAGCGTCAATCAGTGGTTTAATGACAACCGCGTGCGCAAGCAGGCCATTATTGAACAGGCCCGTTCTCTGGCGTCTCAGGAAGACAGTGCTTCTGTGTCTGAACAGGCAAAAGCACTGCAAGTGGAATGGAAAAATACCGGTCATGCCGGCAAGCGTCATGAAAGTCGTTTGTGGCAAACCTTTAAGAGTATCAATGATGAGCTGTTCGCCCGGGTCAAAGAGCAGCGGGATGCCGTTGCGCAAGAAGAAAATGCTCAGCTGAATACCCTGCTCGAACAGGTTAAAGTAGTTGGCAAATCAGTGAAACAACATCCGGAAGAAATGGATGCGGCACTGGTACCTGTGGTCGAAGCGATGCAGACCCTTGACGCAAGGAAACAGGCGGTGGTGCAGCAGCGTATTGACCGGCTTCGCAAAAACGCGCAGCAGCAGGTTCAGGATCAGGCGCTGGATGATCGTAAAACAGCCATGTTGTCATTGCATGATGTGATGAAAAGCTGGCTGGCGAATGATACTCTACCGGTGGATAGTGATGCCTGGGCTTCATTACCAAAAGCATGGCGTAATGCACTGACAGGTCAGTCTGCTGCAGATAAATCCCGCGACTGGTACACCCATGTGCTTGAGCTTAAATTAAATATTGATGCAGCACCGTCTTTGCAGGCGGAGCGCCGTGATGTGCAGCTTGCACTGATGACTGCGAAGCTGGAAAAGGGCGATGATATCAGTTTCAGTGAGGCGCTTTGTGCATGGCTTGGTCACGGAAAACCCGGTGATGCTGAGTTCCGGCGGTTACTGCAAATTATTGGTCAGGTGCAGGAAAATGCCGTGTTACTGAAAGAGGTCGTGTAGTGCAGGTGCAACTGGAATTTGTGTTTGATACGGAACCGGATGCTTACCGTTTCTTAAATACAGCGAAGCATTTTGCTGCAAAAGATCTCATCGTTAAACGGGGCAGGACTTCACAGCATGTGTTGATCCGCTACCGTTATGCTGACGGAGAATTTGATGATACGGCAGCAAAGCTTGACGATCTGGCCCGTGAAATGGGCGGTGAAGAGTTTTCCGGCTGATAAAGCGACCGGATAAGACAGAGAGCCGGCTTTTCCGGCTCCCATTTATTTTAATGCGTTTTCTTATCTGCCTGCTTGCCGGCAAGCATTAAAAAGACAATGTTACCCAGTAACCCGCATATTTGCGGATGTTTATGACCCTGTCACCATCGAGCATTAGATACTGGCCCTTGATGCCATGCAACGTGCCCGTGAATGCGGGGGTTTTGTCCAGATTAATTGATTTGATTTTTACCGGGTAGTTATCGACCGGATAGTGAATAGACACCGCTTCTGCGGTGGTTTCGCTTACCGCATCAAGCCCGTGTTCACGGCGGATATCTTCCAGACCGTCAGCGATTTTCTCCATCAGACTGGCTTTCAGAGCCGGTAAATCTGCCGCTTCCGCTTCGCCTTTCAGCATTGTCCGCCAGTTGGTTTTATCCCCGATGTGGGCTTTACATAAGGTTTCCACCAGACCACTGGTCAGGCGGTCTTTGACACGAAGAAAAACCATAGCCTGACTGGCGCCCTGGTCCATCCAGCGGCTGGACACCTGATCAGATACATGACGGGTAATGCCAACCTTCAGGTTGCCGGTATTCGCCAGATAAACAAAGTGGTCACTCAGACAATGGCTTTCTCCCCATTCCGGCTCCCTGCAGGTGCCTTCTTTGTAATGGCAAAGTTCAGGTTTGATAATACAACTGTCGCATTGAGCCAGGGTGATCAGGCAACGGTAGCAGTAACCCTGATTGAAACTTTTTTTGGTTTTCGCATCACAATGAACGCAGCGGATTTCACCTTCTGTGGTCAGCGTAATTTCTTTCCCGATGAGACTGTTCATATCTACCGTCTCATCACCCAGCGGTAATGTGTAGTGGACAAGATGACTGGTATTAACGGTTACCTTCATCTTGCCAAGTGCGCCTGTAAATGATTGCATGTTTACTCTTTTTTTATTCGCTTAGCTCACCACGTAAACTGGTCGTCAGCTTTGATTTAATCTCTTCATAACTTAATGACTGGCTGAGCAGGTAGTGCAATTTGGCAAGGGCTGCTTCCGGCGTCATGTCACTGCCGGACAGTACACCGGCTTCTTTTAGACTGTTACCCGTTGCATAGCCACCCATATTCACCCGGCCACGGAGGCATTGTGTGCAGTTAAGTACAACGATTTCGCGGTCTGCCGCGTACTTGAGTTGTTGTAACAGAGCAGGCTGTTGTGGTGCGTTGCCTACGCCGTAACTTAACAGAATGAGTGCATTAACCGGCTGCTGTAACGTGTTTTTAATTACCTCCGGTGAAATCCCGGGGTATAAGCTCACCAGACCGATGGGTTGTGATTTAACACGGCAGACTTTCAGTGGTGTTGCTGCCGGTTTGGCCAGTTCTCCGGCTTTGACACGGATATTAATACCGGCTTCCAGTAACGGCGGGAAGTTCGGTGAGTCAAACGCATTAAAACCGTCTGCATCGACTTTTCGGCTCCGGTTTCCTCTCAGAAGGCGGTTGTTGAAGAACAGGCTGACTTCTGCAATGGGATAGTTCGCCGCGACGTAAAGGGCATTGAGCAGATTAACCTGACCGTCAGAACGCAGTTCTGCCAGCGGAATTTGTGAGCCGGTAACGATAACCGGTTTACTCAGATCCTCCAGCATAAAGCTGAGGGCAGATGCCGTGTAAGCCATGGTATCCGTACCATGGAGAATAATGAATCCGTCATATTTATCATAATTATCTGCGATATCATCAGCGATACGCTGCCAGTCTGACGGGTTCATGTCAGAAGAATCAATCAGGTTGTCATACTCATGCAGAGTATATAAAGGCATTTCAGGACGATGAAACTCAGGCATGTTGGCGAGGGTGTTGCCAAGGAATCCCGCTGCGGGCACATAGCCTTGTCTGGAAGGTTTCATCCCGATAGTACCGCCGGTATAGGCAATGTAAATATGTTTTCTCATAGGGACTCCTGTTTTTAGCGGCGTATTGTAACAGGCTGGCAGGGCAAGTCATCATGCGCCGCCGCGAATTGAGGCGGCCAGGGTGATTGATTTGTCTCACATGTCTGATTAATAAAGGTAAGACGGACATAATTCATGCTTGCTCCGCAAAATTATCAGGGCATAATTAGAGTAAATCGCTCAGACAATATACAGCCTTTGACGGGCTGGTCTGAAACCGTTTATAAAATCATAAAAAATACAGCAGTACGGTTATTACTATGCAAAGTAACACAGGAAGTTTGGTCTGCGTGGGGCCGGGAATGACCCTTGGTGCTCATATGCCGCTGCGCTGCCGCAGTCACATCGAAAACGCTGATGTGGTCTTTACCAATTGTCATCCTCTGATGGAGCAATGGGTAAGCACCATGAACAAAGATACCCGTTCTTTACAGCCACTTTATGCGGAAGGTAAAGATCGCCGTGATACTTATCGCGAAATGGTCGCAGCGATAATGGCGGAAGTGACATCGGGCAAACGGGTGTGCGGTGTATTCTACGGGCATCCGGGTGTATTTGCTCAGGTGCCTCATACGGCTATTGCTCAGGCAAAGCAGGCAGGCTTTCGTGCGCATATGGAGCCGGGCATTTCTGCTGAAGACTGCCTGTATGCTGATATGGGCATCGACCCCGGCGCCTATGGCAGTCAACATTTTGAAACCACTCAATTCATGATGTTCTCACGTAATATCGATACTACTGCGTATCTCTTCCTCTGGCAGGTCGGTCTGGCAGGGGACTTATCCATTACAAAAAAATCAACGTCGGTGGCTCAGCGTAAAGTACTTACTGATCTGTTAATTGATGATTATGGCTATCCGCCGGAGCACCGTGTTGCGTTGTATGAATGCCCCGTGGTGATAACGGATAAAACCAGAATTGAATGGCTGCCTTTGAATACGTTACATGAAGCCGCGTTATCCTTGATCACCACCCTGGTGATACCACCATGCAAGCGATTAATTAAAAACGAAAAAATACTAAATAAACTCAACTCACTCTCATCTGACAAGGAAGCAACATCATGAATAAGACTATAGAAATACTCGCTGCACTGGCAGAGGATGTCACCCGTTCGGTAGATCAGTTATCACCGGAAGAAATGGCAGATATCGCACGTTTAAAAGCAGAAACTGTTAGAATGAACCCGCTGATGGCTATCGTGGAGCCTAATGATCCCGACGAGCCTTCACGGGAACCGGAGCGTGAGCCCGACAGAAACCCGATTGTGGCGTAACTGCTGCAACGGATAGTTGTTTAATACTGAGATTGCTGAATGCGCTGTTTTCTTTTCATTTTGTTGTTTATTCCTTTCGTCTGCACGGCAACGGATGATCATGAAAGACTGCAGCGCATTGAATCCCTCGCTTTGTCTGACTGGGACACGGCAAAAATCCTCCTGAAAGAAGTTAACCCGGAGTTGCTTGCACCGGCAGATAAACATTTTTACCGCTATTTATCCATTTACCTTTCTACGAAAGATACGCCTCTTGAAACTGTTGTCGGTCAGTATAAAGGGCTTTACCGCACGCTGCCGGATGAGGCGGTGAAAGTTAAAGTCGCTAAATCACTGCTGGCACTGGAAGCTTACCTGAACGAATGGGACCATGCGTTCGGCCTGGCAAAAGAACTTGAAGCGCAAATCGCCCGGCTGAATGACGTACAGAGTAATTTATCCGCCTGGAAAGGCATGGTGGTATTTTACAGCCAGGCCGGTTTGTATGACATGGCGTCTGATATGGTGGGGAAAATCCTTGCAACAAAAGAGGCAGGAGATGATTTGCGTTGTTTCGCACTGTCGCTGGGTGAAGAAATAAATCTTCATAACAACACGGCGTCTGAAAAAGGCTTTAATCATGCGATTGATGTATGCAGACGGGCAGGGCAAAATTACTACATCGCTTTCAATTACGTCCATCTGCTTGATTTATATGTAAAGGAAGGGGCTTTCAACAAAGCACGCATTATTGAGAAGGAAGCTACCTGGCGGGTAAACGAGAGTCAGTTTCATCATTTGATGGCCGGATTCAGTTTATCGCTGGCAGAGATGCGCCTCAGCGAAGGAAAAGTAGATGATGCTGAAGCACTGGCACAGGGTGTGATTCAAAAGGATATTCGTGAGGAATTTAAAGAGGCACTGCGGGATGCATACCGTATCCTGGTCGGAATAGCCGTTGAAAAGCAGCAATATCATAAGGCGTTTGATTACATCAGCAATAAACAACGCATGGAAGACGCGCTGCATTCAGAACAAAGCATTAAAGAGCTCGCATTTCAGAAAGCCATGTTTGATTTATCCAGTAAAGAAAACGAAATTCTCCTGCTGGACAAACAAAACAAGTTACTTCAGGCAGAAGCGAAATACAGCAGCCAGAAAATGAAGACTACGGTACTGGCCCTCTCGCTGGTGTCTGTAATGGGTGTTGCTCTGCTACTGTGGAGCTACCGCAGCCGCAGGCTTGCCAGACGCCTGCGCTACCTTGCAACCCGCGACAGTCTGACAGGTGTTTATAACCGGGGTTACTTCACGGACCTTGCCGCAGAAATACTTAAACGCTGCCAGAAAAATGAAACGTCTGTGGTGATGTTACTGCTGGATCTGGATTTATTTAAAGGTCTTAACGACACCTATGGTCATCAGGTGGGAGACTGGGTTTTGCGGGAAGTGGCCCGTGTTCTTAAAAATTGCTGTCCGGAGAAAGGACTGGTCACCCGCATGGGCGGAGAAGAATTTGGAATTCTGGCCGAAGGAATGACAACAGAGCAGGGATTCGAATTGGCGGAACGCTGCAGGCAGGCCATAGAAGAAATTGATTCCGGAATATCCGGTCATAAATTTACTGTATCTGCCAGTTTCGGGGTCAGCAGTTCATCGCAGGTAGGATATGGTCTCGATAACCTGTTTTCGGCTTCGGATCTTGCGCTTTATCAGTCTAAACGCTTCGGCCGCAATCAGGTTTATGAGTACAGTCATTCAATGAATTAAAAAACCCGGCATTTGCCGGGTTTTATATAATACTTAGCTGAGAGTTACTTCACTTCTTTACCGGCTGCCTGCTGGTCTGCATGATAGCTTGAGCGAACCATAGGACCGCATGCTGCGTGCACGAAGCCGATATCTTTCGCGTAATCGCCAAGAGCATCAAATTCGTTCGGGTGCACATAACGTTTCACCGGGTAATGGTGACGGGAAGGTTGCAGGTATTGACCCAGAGTCAGCATGTCCACGTCGTGGGCACGTAAATCACGCAGTACACCTTCGATCTCTTCGTTCTCTTCACCCATGCCCATCATCAGGCCGGACTTGGTTTTCACGTCAGGGTGCTGAGCTTTAAATTTCTTCAGCAGATCCAGAGACCACTGATAGTTCGCGCCCGGACGGCATTCCCGGTAAAGGCGAGGAATGGTTTCA encodes the following:
- a CDS encoding YeaC family protein — its product is MNIDALLAAMTPDVYARLRQAVETGKWPDGTVLSEEQRDSCMQAVLLYQSKIEKSSEHMTINAQGEIVQKSKREFRDALQAEQDENTIARFKQDDI
- a CDS encoding DUF349 domain-containing protein, producing the protein MIFSRLFSPAHTSSDPQKRLQAIAGLSVSKPAERSALHELAFNDSNSDVSLAALEKLDSFPLWMKMSQTARDDKIRRRAVARVESAIIDADNADISADDQYEYVLKQAPAELARRLVESPRRETLTDAQVFALLEKIGRSDYTREFFGAFASVPMQMRIAEQCDDAVLLGRLLKKTDDAQVQTFIQDKLSTLQEAAEKPVRTEQAYTLVLSKLQAVTDRFDYEDVDARLQACAEELDALSADLPVLAENVVATITEKQSRLLVRAQQHRDRLKVDWDAQQAERALQQEWLSFKTALSAAAEKVVWLFNERLSEATLSDVESVNDAVRELEGKADSFAQLKPAEERQALADTINELAGKLDAFSAQQQIAIRLNAVLSDAERAAADAGGAENIDDEVWRALAGRWAEHKDLLFPVADALKQRWSVLSKAKKREQTQRRVAQNNTLKQVRRLSSVVSNLIDTGRFRAAMTRFTELQTLYDALDETNRLSVERKYGQLTEEIARLEGWQTYLAAPRKPAMLEEARQLAATAPADIAARAAAIKQLRKQWQSLATSQDKDEADIAFDEALEQAFAPCRAHYAEQEQQRLAAQQKREGLISELSSLTPACDVPASLAKQLDKLRQRWRDAGAVDKPVYEALRKRWDAALAPLSDSVNQWFNDNRVRKQAIIEQARSLASQEDSASVSEQAKALQVEWKNTGHAGKRHESRLWQTFKSINDELFARVKEQRDAVAQEENAQLNTLLEQVKVVGKSVKQHPEEMDAALVPVVEAMQTLDARKQAVVQQRIDRLRKNAQQQVQDQALDDRKTAMLSLHDVMKSWLANDTLPVDSDAWASLPKAWRNALTGQSAADKSRDWYTHVLELKLNIDAAPSLQAERRDVQLALMTAKLEKGDDISFSEALCAWLGHGKPGDAEFRRLLQIIGQVQENAVLLKEVV
- a CDS encoding DUF2797 domain-containing protein, giving the protein MQSFTGALGKMKVTVNTSHLVHYTLPLGDETVDMNSLIGKEITLTTEGEIRCVHCDAKTKKSFNQGYCYRCLITLAQCDSCIIKPELCHYKEGTCREPEWGESHCLSDHFVYLANTGNLKVGITRHVSDQVSSRWMDQGASQAMVFLRVKDRLTSGLVETLCKAHIGDKTNWRTMLKGEAEAADLPALKASLMEKIADGLEDIRREHGLDAVSETTAEAVSIHYPVDNYPVKIKSINLDKTPAFTGTLHGIKGQYLMLDGDRVINIRKYAGYWVTLSF
- a CDS encoding GGDEF domain-containing protein, which translates into the protein MRCFLFILLFIPFVCTATDDHERLQRIESLALSDWDTAKILLKEVNPELLAPADKHFYRYLSIYLSTKDTPLETVVGQYKGLYRTLPDEAVKVKVAKSLLALEAYLNEWDHAFGLAKELEAQIARLNDVQSNLSAWKGMVVFYSQAGLYDMASDMVGKILATKEAGDDLRCFALSLGEEINLHNNTASEKGFNHAIDVCRRAGQNYYIAFNYVHLLDLYVKEGAFNKARIIEKEATWRVNESQFHHLMAGFSLSLAEMRLSEGKVDDAEALAQGVIQKDIREEFKEALRDAYRILVGIAVEKQQYHKAFDYISNKQRMEDALHSEQSIKELAFQKAMFDLSSKENEILLLDKQNKLLQAEAKYSSQKMKTTVLALSLVSVMGVALLLWSYRSRRLARRLRYLATRDSLTGVYNRGYFTDLAAEILKRCQKNETSVVMLLLDLDLFKGLNDTYGHQVGDWVLREVARVLKNCCPEKGLVTRMGGEEFGILAEGMTTEQGFELAERCRQAIEEIDSGISGHKFTVSASFGVSSSSQVGYGLDNLFSASDLALYQSKRFGRNQVYEYSHSMN
- a CDS encoding SAM-dependent methyltransferase, with product MQSNTGSLVCVGPGMTLGAHMPLRCRSHIENADVVFTNCHPLMEQWVSTMNKDTRSLQPLYAEGKDRRDTYREMVAAIMAEVTSGKRVCGVFYGHPGVFAQVPHTAIAQAKQAGFRAHMEPGISAEDCLYADMGIDPGAYGSQHFETTQFMMFSRNIDTTAYLFLWQVGLAGDLSITKKSTSVAQRKVLTDLLIDDYGYPPEHRVALYECPVVITDKTRIEWLPLNTLHEAALSLITTLVIPPCKRLIKNEKILNKLNSLSSDKEATS
- the ansA gene encoding asparaginase, giving the protein MRKHIYIAYTGGTIGMKPSRQGYVPAAGFLGNTLANMPEFHRPEMPLYTLHEYDNLIDSSDMNPSDWQRIADDIADNYDKYDGFIILHGTDTMAYTASALSFMLEDLSKPVIVTGSQIPLAELRSDGQVNLLNALYVAANYPIAEVSLFFNNRLLRGNRSRKVDADGFNAFDSPNFPPLLEAGINIRVKAGELAKPAATPLKVCRVKSQPIGLVSLYPGISPEVIKNTLQQPVNALILLSYGVGNAPQQPALLQQLKYAADREIVVLNCTQCLRGRVNMGGYATGNSLKEAGVLSGSDMTPEAALAKLHYLLSQSLSYEEIKSKLTTSLRGELSE